The nucleotide sequence GAACGGGATCCATTCCGAGGGTTGGGATTGGTTGGGGCTAGGGTTGCCACTTCCCGTCTTACTCAGACTCTTCTACCATCAGCACATGGGTGGGGATCCCAGCAGGCAGCGCTTTACAACCGGGCAAAAAGGCGAGTTCGATCAAGAAGGCGAACCCCCCCACTTCAGCACCCGTTTGGGCCACCAATTCAGCGGTAGCAGCTGCCGTTCCCCCTGTGGCAATTAAATCATCCACAATCAACACCCGTTCTCCGGGCCGCAGGGCGTGGGCACGCAGTTGCAATTCATCCTCACCATATTCCAGGCTGTAGCGTTGGCTAAGAACCGGCGGGGGAAGTTTACCGGGTTTGCGGACAGGGACAAACCCCAGGCCCAAATGCTGAGCCAAAGCAGCGCCCAAAATAAATCCGCGCGACTCGATACCGACAATGTAGTCGAGGGATCCCATGCCGGTGGTGCCAGCAGCCAATTGTTCAATGGCCACCCGAAATCCAGTAGGATCTTGTAACAGGGGGGTCATATCCCGGAAGAGGATCCCAGGTTTGGGGAAATCGGGCACCAAGCGAATTAGGGATCTCAGCTCCATCCTGTTCTCCTCCCGGCCACGCTGCCCGCTGAAAGGGCGTTCCAAGCAACCCATCATACCTGCTCCTCTTGGCAATGACGGCTCAGGGCCTCAACATCACCGGGATCCCTTGGCAATTTCCGAGCCTAGGTGGGAGATTCTTTATAATTGGCAAGGCTGGGGGGCTATGGCTTACCTGGTCGTCCTTTTCCTGACCTCGGAGACTTCCCATGCGCTATTACATGGCCATTGACTCCAATCCTCTAGCCAGTTTGCCGCTTTCCTTGTTTGGGGTGAGTGGCGAATCGGCCTATGTCGATCTGCTCCAAGACAAGTTAATCGTGCGGGCGGGCAGCCTGTTCAGCGAAACCTTCTCCCTCAGTGAATTGGGACAGGGGGAGCGGTTTCCCTGGCCTTGGTACTACGGAGTGGGGGTACGCACCGATTTCCAGGGGATGGTTGGCCCCGTCACCAGCACACAGGGGGTGGTGGCCATTCCGCTGTTGGAGGAAAAACCGCTGTTCATCCCCTTGTTGGGGCCCGTGGGGCTACAATTGCCCTGCAAAAAGATCGTCTTTAGCCTCAAGGATCCGGATACGTTCTTGACGAATTTTAATCAGGGTCGTCCTGACGTGAATGGTGGCCCGAAGAATGTGGTGATCGAGTAGGGAATTCGGGATCCCCCTCTTGGTGTTCTGGATCCCGTAAAACAACAAAAAGCCCCCAGCCAAATCGGTTAGGGGTTCTTGTTCAGTAACCATTGACTGGATATAGCGGGGACTGGATTTGAACCAGCGACCTTCGGGTTATGAGCCCGACGAGCTACCAGACTGCTCTACCCCGCGTTGCTTTGACCAGCCACGCTAGCCTAGCCTTTTCTGGTCAGATCTGGCAACTGAGCAAATTTTCTCGACGGGTCTGGATCAGTTGGGCAGTGATGCTGATGGCAATTTCGGCGGGGGTTTCGGCGTGGATTTCCAGGCCAATCGGGGCGTAGAGGGGGGCAAAGGCATTCTCAGGGATCCCTTCCTGGGCCAGGGTTTGCAGCACCGTTTTCACCCGTTTGCGGCTGCCGATCATCCCCAAGTAGCGGTAGGACAGCTTGGCTTGATGAAGGGTACGCAAAATTTGACAATCGAGGCTATAGCCGCGGGTGAGGAGAGCAATGTAAAGATCCGCAAGACAACTGAGGTCTGGGATCAGGTCTGAGAAGGGCTGTGGGCACAGCCGCTGGGCGGTAGGGAAACGCTCTGGAGTGAGGTATTCTGGGCGGTCATCTTGAATCCAAATGCGAAACCCAGCCCAATGGGCGATTTGGGCCAACGGGATCCCACAGTGGCCGGCTCCAACGATCAACAGGGTGGGAGAAGGGAGGAGGGGATCCACAAAGGACTCGCAGGTCGCGTCAGCGGTGCGGAGCACTTTGAGCTGAGGGCTGGAGAGGGACTGAAACTCCGAACTGAGATAGGGAAATCGCTGGGGATCCAGGGGAGTAATCAATTGCGTGCCTCCCCCTGTGGCCAAGGCTTGCTGAATTTGGGTGACCCGTGCTTGGGCCAAGGATCCCTGCCACCGTTGCAGCCAAAGATTCATTCGCCCACCACACACCCCCAGGGGAGAGTCCCTCAGGTCGATGGAGACTTCCACCCCGGCTGGATCGGTTGCCTGCAAAAGGATCTGCGCCTCAGCAATCACCTTGGCTTCTCCGGCCCCGCCCCCAATAGTGCCCAGCAGACGGCCATCGGATCCCAGCGCCAGTTTTGCCCCCACCTGCCGTGGCACAGATCCCTGAGTGCGGATCACAGTAGCCACCACTACCGGGCCGAGGGAGATCATCTCCGCCAGTTCTCGGTAAAATGCCTCTTCCACGCGGTTGATTTGGTTAACTACAACTTTCCCTGCTACAGCAATCTTGTCTGATTCGCAAGAATCTATCTGCCTGCTAGCCCTGTCGGTTGCTTGAAACTCCTCAATCTTTCAGCAAGGCTACGGGATGCCTGTCCAACCATTGAGGGGATCCCCTACTCCAAACCCTCACGCTCTGACATCCTCCCGACGCTGTAGCTTGCTTCCCCCAGGGTTGCTACGCATACAGCACGGGGTTCCTCCTTCAACCAGCCGACTTGTCCAAATCAATGACCCTACGGGTCGTGCGGAGCACGATTGCTTGACTTGGATAGTGGTCGTTCTGTCCAGAGGCGTTAATTCCGGTGTGCCCCACCGTACTCAATCCAGCCAATCTCAATCCCTTCTCCAGGATGTTCCATGCTGCATTCTCATCTCGGCATCGCACAGAGCCACAGTGAGGACAGATATGAGTGCGGGTACTCAGAGTTTTCTGAACTGGCTGCTTGCAATCAAAGCAATCAACTGTAGTGTTCTGGGCTGGAACAGGTTGCTGCACTTTGCCAAAGATCCGGGCATAGTATTTCACCCAATCAACGAACAAACTCCAGGCTGCATCGCTGATCGTGCTCCGCACGGCGCGGAGCGCCATGGACTTCGCCAAACGAGAATTACGAACCATGTTCCGCACCTGCAAATTCTCATAGGCAATGAAGTCGTTAGACATCACCAACGCACGGGCTGGTTTCACAGCCCAGTCTTTACGCTGCCGACTCACTTTCAGGTGTTGCCGTCCCAGACGATTTGTTGCTTTCTTGCGATTTTGGGATCCCTTTTACTTTTTGGAAACTCGCCGCTGCAACCGTTTCAGTTTGCGCTCCGACTTCCTCAAAAATCTGGGGTTTTCTACCTCAGTGCCATCGGTTGCCTTGTAGAAATACTTCAACCCCAGGTCAATGCCAACGGCTTTGCCTGTGGGTGGAATCGTTTCCTGTCGGTCAACCGCAATGCAAAACTGAGCGTAGTAGCCATCCGCTTTGCGCACAACCCGAACCCGCTTAATCTGGGAAATCGGGTAGAAATGCAAGTCCCTGGCTCCTACCAGCAAAAAGGTTCCGGCCTTGAAACCATCGGTGAAGGTAAGATGCTTCCGGTCTTCAGAGAGCTTCCACCCAGAGGTTTTGTATTCCACCGAGCGGCAATTCTTCTTGAACCTGGGGAAGCCCTTCTTTCCGGGCTTCTTAGCTTTGCAATTGTCGTAGAACCGTTTGATAGCAGACCAGGCACGCTCCGCGCTAGCCTGTCTTGCCATCGTGCTCCGCACGACCCGGAGGGTCATCGAATTAAGCTTGCCTGCCCATTCAAATTCCTTGGCCAATACAGCACAGAGCTTGGA is from Thermostichus vulcanus str. 'Rupite' and encodes:
- a CDS encoding adenine phosphoribosyltransferase, which produces MELRSLIRLVPDFPKPGILFRDMTPLLQDPTGFRVAIEQLAAGTTGMGSLDYIVGIESRGFILGAALAQHLGLGFVPVRKPGKLPPPVLSQRYSLEYGEDELQLRAHALRPGERVLIVDDLIATGGTAAATAELVAQTGAEVGGFAFLIELAFLPGCKALPAGIPTHVLMVEESE
- a CDS encoding XdhC family protein; this encodes MEEAFYRELAEMISLGPVVVATVIRTQGSVPRQVGAKLALGSDGRLLGTIGGGAGEAKVIAEAQILLQATDPAGVEVSIDLRDSPLGVCGGRMNLWLQRWQGSLAQARVTQIQQALATGGGTQLITPLDPQRFPYLSSEFQSLSSPQLKVLRTADATCESFVDPLLPSPTLLIVGAGHCGIPLAQIAHWAGFRIWIQDDRPEYLTPERFPTAQRLCPQPFSDLIPDLSCLADLYIALLTRGYSLDCQILRTLHQAKLSYRYLGMIGSRKRVKTVLQTLAQEGIPENAFAPLYAPIGLEIHAETPAEIAISITAQLIQTRRENLLSCQI